The following proteins are encoded in a genomic region of Sorangiineae bacterium MSr12523:
- a CDS encoding LysR substrate-binding domain-containing protein — protein sequence MRRSTGRPAKLHVDGAFFSNDIDLLCDAAVRGLGIALLPRMLVRPHLESGALVQVRAFIDAAVAWVSRELAAGQRPSPRELPGVVAKKTKKAAPRSRRKRS from the coding sequence GTGAGGCGTTCTACCGGCAGGCCCGCAAAGCTCCACGTCGACGGCGCGTTCTTCTCGAACGACATCGACCTCTTGTGCGACGCCGCCGTGCGCGGTCTCGGCATCGCGCTCCTCCCGCGCATGCTCGTGCGGCCGCACCTCGAGAGCGGCGCGCTCGTGCAGGTGCGCGCGTTCATCGACGCGGCCGTCGCCTGGGTTTCGCGCGAGCTCGCCGCGGGCCAGCGCCCGTCCCCGCGCGAGCTGCCGGGCGTGGTCGCGAAGAAGACGAAGAAAGCCGCGCCGCGCTCCCGGCGCAAGCGGAGTTGA
- a CDS encoding myxococcus cysteine-rich repeat containing protein yields the protein MRKTTRALASTNLLVLLTAAACGGTENSPPASVGDSESHSDGMQETLAIAATCGDGKIEGNEACDDYNTENGDGCSSRCGLEAGWSCTGQPTRCTPICGDGKLVGREECDDGDVDGGDGCSTTCKVEQGCRCAAGAPSACRCASIEAVTQTPLGVDTASLTVEPTGKAHIAYLYGLRYRGPNNLPMKDMRLVHAERGPSYWTKSEPLTWGQNEVSLEREDLVLASDGGALQTYFQRFFSSPGGSFVVGTRDNASWQFAYGDADYTYHAIRGGGEWHSLSRISGSLHYRVGAPGAFTRDETLTGFYLYDKLRLGYASNGDVYLANFTQTSPYTSYAMKLHRRVDATTWAPVYNVTTTVPEGSCVHPVSHQPLALPNGGMVVFEDGFENSKRWLRVHRLTGAGWIVEDVADLSWVGSNCRRGGSASWSSIRTIPIVDNLGRPHILYQVPYLSKIEDHYLDATGWKVRSFTWSGGLQDAVIDAAGNTHFAMTMAGNPQALLSYVRMDANAW from the coding sequence GTGCGCAAGACCACTCGAGCTTTGGCGTCCACCAATCTTCTTGTCCTCCTTACCGCCGCCGCTTGCGGAGGCACCGAAAACTCACCGCCCGCCAGCGTCGGCGACTCGGAGTCCCACTCCGACGGCATGCAGGAAACCCTCGCAATCGCCGCGACGTGCGGCGACGGCAAGATCGAGGGGAACGAAGCCTGTGACGATTACAATACGGAGAACGGCGACGGCTGCTCTTCACGGTGCGGCTTGGAAGCGGGATGGAGTTGTACCGGCCAGCCGACGAGGTGCACGCCGATATGCGGCGACGGTAAGCTCGTCGGAAGGGAGGAATGCGACGACGGCGATGTCGACGGCGGCGATGGCTGCAGCACGACATGCAAGGTCGAGCAGGGTTGCCGCTGCGCCGCCGGTGCCCCTTCGGCGTGCCGTTGCGCCTCGATCGAGGCGGTCACCCAGACGCCGCTCGGCGTCGATACCGCGTCGCTGACCGTCGAGCCCACGGGCAAGGCACACATCGCATACCTGTACGGTCTCAGGTACCGAGGCCCAAACAACCTTCCGATGAAGGACATGCGTCTCGTGCACGCCGAGCGGGGGCCGAGCTACTGGACCAAGAGCGAGCCCCTGACGTGGGGCCAAAACGAGGTCTCGCTGGAAAGGGAAGATCTCGTCCTCGCCAGCGATGGTGGCGCGCTCCAAACGTATTTTCAGCGCTTCTTCTCCTCCCCTGGCGGCTCATTCGTCGTCGGCACCCGCGACAATGCTTCCTGGCAATTCGCGTACGGCGACGCGGATTACACGTATCACGCCATACGCGGCGGCGGCGAATGGCACTCCCTGAGCCGGATATCGGGTTCTCTGCATTATCGCGTCGGCGCGCCGGGGGCCTTCACGCGCGACGAGACGCTAACCGGCTTCTACCTCTACGATAAACTGCGTCTCGGTTACGCGTCGAACGGTGACGTATACCTCGCGAACTTCACCCAAACGTCCCCGTATACGTCCTATGCGATGAAGTTGCATCGCCGTGTCGACGCGACCACTTGGGCACCCGTCTACAACGTGACGACCACCGTGCCGGAGGGAAGCTGCGTGCATCCAGTCTCGCACCAGCCGCTGGCGTTGCCGAACGGCGGAATGGTCGTGTTCGAGGACGGATTCGAGAACTCCAAGCGATGGCTACGCGTGCACCGCTTGACGGGTGCCGGGTGGATCGTGGAAGACGTCGCCGATCTGTCGTGGGTAGGTTCGAATTGTCGGAGAGGTGGTAGTGCCTCCTGGTCCAGCATCCGGACGATTCCCATCGTCGATAACCTCGGGCGACCACACATCCTCTACCAAGTGCCGTACCTGTCGAAGATCGAAGATCATTATCTCGATGCCACCGGCTGGAAGGTGCGTAGCTTCACGTGGAGCGGGGGACTCCAAGACGCGGTCATCGACGCGGCCGGGAACACACACTTCGCCATGACGATGGCCGGCAACCCCCAGGCACTCCTCTCCTACGTTCGGATGGATGCCAATGCTTGGTAG